One region of Candidatus Methanoplasma cognatum genomic DNA includes:
- the twy1 gene encoding 4-demethylwyosine synthase TYW1, producing MDESYKELLVKQQYRLYKDHAAVKLCHWLKESMIHGRHCYKQDFYGIKSHRCLQMTPAINECSQQCSFCWRVQERDFEVEEWAEPKEMLDALIAHQRLLISGFKGDSRCPREMFEEASNPDQVAISLAGEPITYPYLSDFIKECHRRNMTTFLVTNGTYPDQLASLDELPRQLYVTVAAPNEEIYKKVCRPKISDGWSRLMRTLDVLPSLDTRTVIRHTLVKDLNFGWADEYGKLDIRADPDLIEPKGYVFVGASRQRLSLTSMPSFEEIKDFSSQLGDVTGMSIIKEREDSRVLLLGDKNINTDVRTYRLLRSGTSE from the coding sequence ATGGACGAATCATACAAGGAATTGCTGGTGAAGCAGCAGTACCGTCTCTATAAAGACCACGCGGCGGTGAAGCTCTGCCACTGGCTGAAGGAAAGTATGATACACGGCCGCCATTGCTACAAACAGGATTTCTACGGCATCAAGAGCCACAGGTGCCTGCAGATGACCCCGGCGATAAACGAATGCAGCCAGCAGTGCAGTTTCTGCTGGAGGGTGCAGGAAAGGGACTTCGAAGTAGAAGAATGGGCGGAGCCCAAAGAGATGCTGGATGCTCTGATAGCCCACCAGAGGCTTCTCATATCGGGGTTCAAAGGAGATTCCCGCTGCCCGAGGGAGATGTTCGAAGAAGCCTCCAACCCGGATCAGGTCGCGATATCCCTTGCGGGGGAACCGATAACCTATCCTTATCTGTCGGACTTCATCAAAGAATGCCACAGAAGGAATATGACGACGTTCCTGGTAACGAACGGAACATACCCGGACCAGCTGGCGTCTCTGGATGAACTGCCGAGGCAGCTGTATGTGACGGTAGCCGCTCCGAACGAAGAGATATACAAAAAGGTCTGCAGACCGAAGATAAGCGACGGATGGAGCAGACTGATGCGGACGCTCGACGTGCTCCCTTCCCTCGATACCAGGACGGTGATAAGACATACGCTGGTGAAGGACCTTAATTTCGGATGGGCGGACGAGTACGGGAAGCTGGATATCAGAGCTGACCCAGACCTTATAGAACCTAAAGGATACGTATTCGTCGGCGCGTCGAGACAGAGACTTTCGCTTACGTCAATGCCGTCCTTCGAGGAAATAAAAGATTTCTCATCGCAGCTGGGAGATGTCACTGGGATGTCCATAATTAAAGAAAGGGAGGACAGCAGGGTCCTCCTTCTGGGCGATAAGAACATCAACACCGACGTCAGAACATACCGCCTGCTCAGATCAGGAACCTCTGAATAA
- a CDS encoding DUF1294 domain-containing protein, giving the protein MNADPVHLIIILYVILNGVSFLLFGADKRKAIKDRYRTKESTLIISGMVGPFGALAGMSVFRHKTRKMKFKIIYLFLIIHLVLILFLIQRFLI; this is encoded by the coding sequence ATGAACGCGGACCCCGTTCATCTTATCATCATACTATATGTCATCTTGAACGGCGTTTCGTTCTTACTCTTCGGGGCGGATAAAAGGAAGGCAATAAAGGACAGATACAGGACCAAAGAATCGACCCTGATCATTTCCGGGATGGTCGGTCCTTTCGGTGCTCTGGCGGGGATGAGCGTTTTCAGGCACAAGACCAGGAAAATGAAATTCAAGATAATCTATCTGTTTCTGATCATACACCTGGTCCTGATCCTGTTCCTTATTCAGAGGTTCCTGATCTGA
- a CDS encoding replication factor C large subunit → MTEDWTEKYRPKKLSDVIGNPSAAGELAEWAESWKNGMPKKRAVVLIGSPGVGKTSSAEALANEKGWDMVEMNASDQRTGAVIKEVALRGSYFNSLGMDEEYKSNKEGRKKLIILDEADNLFGNADRGALPVINELIKTTKQPVILIVNDFYALSKKSSTVKTDTIQITFRKPTARSIAGALKKIALSEGVTADDTVLMRIAENSNGDMRAAVRDLEALSQGRDFIDVSSAESLQERFAKKDMYSVLERMFRGNDPFGAYRALSDTDVDPETAMLWVDENLPYEYKDHGDLVRGYGKLSRADVFLGRVSRRQYYGLWSYASVMMTAGVSTSRIGGRTSDGRLRFPQYLMKMSRSKTARALKSSLSYKIACSLHTSTKRVDTDILGSLKEIAMNDPEFRAMLAKDMCLEPEELGLLLNSKIDSKIVKEAYPTAPEPVKQAVSAPPERDEGPSERPAPATNGKPQSRLLDF, encoded by the coding sequence ATGACCGAGGACTGGACTGAAAAGTATAGGCCGAAGAAACTTTCGGATGTCATAGGCAACCCCTCGGCGGCGGGGGAACTGGCGGAATGGGCGGAATCATGGAAGAACGGCATGCCCAAGAAACGCGCCGTCGTTCTGATAGGATCACCGGGAGTGGGCAAGACATCGTCCGCCGAAGCTCTGGCCAACGAGAAGGGGTGGGATATGGTAGAGATGAACGCCTCCGACCAAAGAACGGGCGCCGTTATCAAAGAAGTGGCTTTAAGAGGATCTTACTTCAACTCGCTGGGAATGGATGAGGAGTACAAAAGTAACAAAGAAGGCAGAAAAAAGCTCATCATCCTGGACGAAGCTGATAATTTATTCGGAAATGCCGACAGAGGGGCTCTGCCTGTGATCAATGAGCTCATAAAAACGACAAAGCAGCCAGTCATCCTGATAGTCAACGATTTCTATGCTCTCTCAAAAAAAAGCTCGACCGTGAAAACGGACACCATTCAGATAACATTCAGAAAACCGACCGCGAGATCCATCGCCGGCGCTTTGAAGAAGATAGCGCTCTCGGAAGGCGTCACCGCCGACGATACTGTTCTTATGAGGATCGCCGAGAACTCTAACGGAGATATGCGGGCGGCGGTAAGGGACCTTGAAGCCCTTTCCCAAGGGCGGGACTTCATTGACGTATCCTCCGCTGAGAGCCTGCAGGAGAGGTTCGCCAAGAAGGACATGTATTCCGTGCTGGAAAGGATGTTCAGAGGCAATGATCCCTTCGGTGCATACAGGGCGCTGTCTGACACTGATGTGGACCCGGAGACGGCCATGCTTTGGGTGGACGAGAACCTTCCGTACGAGTACAAGGACCACGGCGACCTGGTAAGAGGATACGGGAAGCTTTCCAGAGCGGACGTATTCCTGGGAAGGGTCAGCAGGCGCCAGTATTACGGGCTGTGGTCGTACGCGAGCGTGATGATGACCGCCGGCGTTTCCACATCGAGGATCGGCGGCAGGACGTCCGACGGCAGGCTCAGATTCCCGCAGTACCTGATGAAGATGTCAAGGTCGAAAACGGCGCGGGCGCTGAAATCTTCGCTATCCTACAAAATAGCATGTTCCCTCCACACATCCACAAAAAGAGTTGACACGGATATCCTGGGATCGCTGAAAGAGATCGCGATGAACGATCCGGAGTTCAGAGCGATGCTTGCAAAGGACATGTGTCTAGAACCCGAGGAACTCGGATTGCTTCTGAATTCAAAGATAGACTCAAAGATCGTAAAAGAAGCTTACCCGACAGCGCCGGAACCTGTAAAACAGGCCGTATCCGCCCCTCCCGAAAGGGATGAGGGACCTTCCGAAAGACCCGCTCCTGCAACGAACGGGAAACCGCAAAGCAGACTGCTTGACTTCTGA